A window of Kribbella voronezhensis genomic DNA:
GCCGATGTAACACCAGGGGCACACCACGTCGGACCAGACATCAATACGCATGTTCAATGCCAACTGGCCGCCCCGGAGAGGTATTCCCCGGAGCGGCCGGCAGGTGGTAGGTCAGTGCGCGGCCTTCTCGATCAGCTTCGTGACGGTGCCGGCCTCGGAGATCATCACCAGGTGCGAAGCGCCTTGCACCTTGACGATGCGGGCTCCGGCCCGCTCGGCCATGAACTGCTCACCGGCCGGCGGGATCGCTTTGTCACCGGACGGGACCAGCGCGTACTTCGGCAGGCCGGCCGGCGCCGACCGGGCGACCGTCTCGCCGAAGACCGCGGCGGCGACGGGTCGCTGCGAGGCACCCAGGACGGCGGCCTCGCGGGCCGGGAGATCCGCGGCGAACACGGCCCGGAACGACTCCGGCTTCATCACGAGGTCGGCGCCAGCGGCGTACGTGATGGTGTTCGTCGTGTCCGGGCCGATCTCGCTGCCCGGATACTTCGCGTTGAGGGCCCCGATCGTCTCGCCGGCCTGCGGGATGAAGGCCGCGACGTACACGAGCGACTTCACGCCGGCTGTCCCGGCGAGTTCGGTGATCAGCGCACCGCCGTACGAATGGCCGACGAGCACCTTGGGTCCGGGGATGCTCGCCAGGACTCCGGTCAGGTAGCTGGTGTCGCTGGCGATACCGCGAAGCGGGACGGCCGGGACGACGACCTGGTAGCCGTCACGCTGCAGGCGCTTGGTGACGCCGGCCCAGCTGCCACCGTCGGCGAACGCTCCGTGAACGAGGACGATGGTCGGCTTCGGGTCCTTCGGGTGGGCTACTGCGCTGGTGGCGCCGGTGACGAGCAGGGCGGCGCTGGCGGCGACGGCCAGGATGCGGCGGATCAT
This region includes:
- a CDS encoding alpha/beta hydrolase, whose translation is MIRRILAVAASAALLVTGATSAVAHPKDPKPTIVLVHGAFADGGSWAGVTKRLQRDGYQVVVPAVPLRGIASDTSYLTGVLASIPGPKVLVGHSYGGALITELAGTAGVKSLVYVAAFIPQAGETIGALNAKYPGSEIGPDTTNTITYAAGADLVMKPESFRAVFAADLPAREAAVLGASQRPVAAAVFGETVARSAPAGLPKYALVPSGDKAIPPAGEQFMAERAGARIVKVQGASHLVMISEAGTVTKLIEKAAH